TGGTGGCGGCGATGACGCGCACGTCGACGTGCAAGGTCTCGGTGCCACCGACACGTTCGTAGGTGCCTTCCTGGAGGACGCGCAAGAGTTTGGCCTGGGTGGCGGCGGAGATCTCGCCGATCTCGTCGAGGAAGATGGTGCCGCCCTGGGCGAGTTCGAAGCGGCCTTTGCGCAGAGAGAGCGCGCCGGTGAAGGCGCCCTTCTCGTGACCGAAGAGTTCACTCTCAATGATGCTCTCGGGGAGGGCGGCGCAGTTGACGCGCACGTAGGGGCGACGCTTGCGGCTGGAGGCTTCCCAGATGGTGGTGGCGACGCGCTCTTTGCCGGCGCCGGTTTCGCCGCGGATGAGCACGGTGGTTTTGGAAGACGCGACCTGGTCGACGTGAAAATAGACCATGCGCATGGCCGAGGAGCGGCCGATGAGGCCCTCGGGGATGAAGCTCTTTTGGATCTGCTCCATGAGCCGCACGTTCTCTTCCTTCAGGGCGTCGAATCGTTCCTTGGCGATCTGGCGGAAGCGCACGGCGAGACCGACCTGACCGGCGACGACCATGAGGAAACGTTCGTCGGCTTCGAGGTGGGCCTGGCCGGCGGGCGGGCGGGTGAAACTGAGGGTGCCGAGGATTTCCTGGGCGTGGCGAATCGGCACCATGATGAGGGACTCGCCGGCGTCGATGGCGGCGCGCAGGAGGTCGCGCTCGGCCGGCAGCCAGTCGGAGGTGACGGTGGCGCTGAGTTGCGGGATCACGGCGGGTTCACCGCTGGCAGCGACGGCGCCAAAGTAGCCGGACTCGAGTTGACCGAGGTGGAGCGATTTGGCGGGCACGCTGTCGTCTTCGAGTTCCTCGACCACGAGGTCGCCGGATTCGCGGGAGAGCACGGTGAGTATGCCGCGGCGCAAGCCGGACGCCTCGGTGACTTTGCGAAACATGGGGAGAATCGCTTCACGCAACTCGAAGCCCTGGGAGAGGGCCGTCGAGATGTCATGCAGCACGGTGAACTCCCGCATGAGGCGGCAACCGCCAAAGAGCGCGGGTGTCGGCGGCTTCTTGGCGCTGGCACAGCGATCACATTCTTCCATCTCGATACTGCAAACGAGCAACCGCGGTGCCAAGGAGGCGCCGGGTCAGCGTCCGCGAGGGAAATGGCTAGAGATGCGCGGTCGCATTCAAAGGGATTCATACTTTCCCTCTGAGCGCACCGGTTTGCGGCGGACGAAAAAATCAGCCGTGCGCGGTGTATTCCGGATCCACGTCGAGGCCGAAGTAGTTCACGGCATTACCAAAACAAATGTTTTTCACCATCGCGCCGATGAGCTCGAAGTCGGTCGGGAGTTCGCCGTTGGTGATCTCGTTGCCGAGCAGGTTGCAGAGGGTGCGGCGGAAATACTCGTGGCGCGGAAAGGACATGAAGCTGCGCGAATCGGTGAGCATGCCGACGAAACGCGAGAGCAGGCCGAGGTTGGAGAGGGCGTTGAGCTGCCACTCCATCGCTTCCTTTTGATCGAGGAACCACCAACCGGAGCCGAACTGAATCTTGCCCGGGATGGAGCCGTCCTGGAAGTTGCCGATCATGGTGCCGACCATGTAATTGTCGGCCGGGTTAAGGTTGTAGATGACGACCTTGGGCAACTCGTTGGTGTCGTCGAGCGAGGCGAGGTAGCGCGAGAGGTTGGAGGCTTGGGAGTAGTCGCCGATGGAGTCGAAGCCTGTGTCGGGTCCGAGGTTGCGCAGCATGCGGGGGTTGTTGTTCCGCATGGCGCCGAGGTGGAGCTGCTTGGTCCAGCCGCGTTTGGCGTCCCAGCGGCCAAACTCGAGCATGAGCAACGAACCGAAGCCGAGTTGTTCGTCGGCGGTGGGCACCGAACCGTCGCGCACCTTTTGGAAGATGGCGCGGGCCTCGGCGAGGGAGCAAGGCGAGGCGAGGGCGGTCTCGAGGCCGTGGTCGGAGATGCGACCGCCGACGGCGTGGAAGTCGGCGTGGCGTTTCTCGAGCGCGGTGAGCAGGTCGTCGAAGGACGTGATCTCCACGCCGGCGGCGGCGCCGAGTTTTTCGCAATAGGCGTTGAAGGCGGCCGGGTTGCCTAGGGCGTAGGCCTTGTCCGGGCGGAAGGTCGGATAGACGCGCGTGGTGTGACCGGAGGCGGCGATCTGCTCGTGGATGGCGAGGGAATCGGCGGGATCGTCGGTCGTGCAGGCGACGGCGACCTTTTGGTCACGCAGGATTTGTTGGACGGGTTGCTCGGGCAGCTGCGCGTGGGCGATGTCCCAGACGTAGCGGGCGTTGTCGGCGTCGAGCAGGGTTTCGAGGCCGAAGTAACGTTTCAGCTCGAGGTGCGTCCAGTGATAGAGCGGGTTGCGCAGGGTGTGCGGCACGGTGGCGGCCCAGGCCTCGAACTTTTCGTAGGGCTCCGCATCGCCGGTGCAGAAGCGCTCCGCCACGCCGTTGGAACGCATGGCGCGCCACTTGTAGTGATCGCCACCGAGCCAGATCTCGGCGAGGTCGGCGAAGGTGTGATTGTCGGCGATGGCCTGCGGCGGCAGGTGATTGTGATAATCGAAGAGCGGGCAGTTGGCGGCGTAGTCGTGGTAGAGGTGACTGGCCGCCTCGCTGTGCAGCAGGAAATCGTCGTGGATGAAGGGTCGCATGGGGCAGGGGGGGGCGAAGTAAGAAGTAGGAAGTAAGAAGGATGAAGTGGGGCCGTGAGCGGTGACGGCGTTCTTTATTCTTTCTCTTTATCTTTCTCGTTCTCCCCGATGGGCGGATGGGGGGCGGCCGGTGGGGATAAAGAGAAAGATAAAGAAGAAAGAGAAAGATGCGGTGGCTTTAGGCGGTCGGGGCGATGTCGGCGAGGAGGGCGGCGTAGGTGGGGAGGGTCTCGAGGCGCGCGTTGACGTTGGCGCAGGTTTCGGCGCTGGCCAGGCCGGTGGTCTCGGCGAGGAAGATCAGATACGCGGCGACGCGACGGGCGTAGGCGAGACGGGCTTCGTCGCTGATGGCGTAGAAGCGGGCACGCTGACGGTAGCCGGCGGGGGAGTGGTCGCCGAGGGCGTCCTTGGTGGCTTTGCCTTCGGCGGCGAGCACGTAGAGGAAGTTGTATTCAAAAAACAATACACGCTCCGGGCTCGGCGAAAGGGCGGCGACGGCGGTGCGGCAGGCTTCCGGGGAGGCGAAGAGCGCGTCGGCGGCGGGCGTCGACTCGTCGAAGCTGGCGAGAATGAAGCTGCGGGCGGCGTCGCGCTCGGTGGCGTCGTCGCTGAAGGCGCCGGCGATGGCGAGGTCGACGGTGAAGGCATACCAGTCCTTCCACAGCGCCTGGTCGGCGGCGTTGGTCGAGGCGTGCAGGGCGCGGCCCATTTCGTAGGTGTAGCGACCGCTGGTTTTGATCTCGAGGTGGCTGCCGGTGAGTTCACCCATGAGGCGGTAGTTCTCCGCGGATTTGCCGGAACCGGAGTGGAAGCCGATGCTCACGCCGAACTTTTGGCAGACCTGCCACTGGGCGGTGATGAGTTCGCGCAGGCGGTCCTGATCCGGGTAGGGAATGTTCTTTTGGAAACCAAAGGCCGGCGCGACGAAGTTGACCGGCATGTCCATGGCTTCGCAGAGCGCGAGCATGATGCCGGTGGTCTCCGGAGTGGTGAGGCCGGGCAGTTCGTCGATGGAGAGTTCGCGCAGGTAGGTGCGGCCCTCGGTGGTGGTGAAGGCGGCGGCGCGGGCGGCGGCGTAGAGGTCGTCGCGGCGCTTCATTTTCTGCATGGGCGTCCACACGGTCGCGAGCAGCTCGTTGAAGGCGGCGTCATCGACGCTGAGGCCGACCTCGGCCATGCGGGCTTTGACGCGGGCCTGTAGGTCGGCGTCGATGGTGGCGACGTCGGCCGGCTCCTTCTTCGCGAGTTCGGGCGAGAGGTCGAAGGTGATGTAGCTGGCGAGCAACGAGCCGCGCACGAGCGCTTCTTCGCGGGCGTCGAACTTGCCGCCGATGGGTTGGTGGTCGGCGTTGAAGGACCAAGCGATGCGGCGCTGGTGGAAGCCGTGTTTGAGTTTGGCGAGGACGGAGCCGTGGCTCATGCCCTCGACCGACTGACCCTGGTGACCCTCGGGCACGGAAGCGCCGATGAAGGGGAAGGGCACGGTGTCGAGGCGGTCGGCGAGCATCTCATCAACGTCGTAAACGAGTTCGCGCGGGAT
This portion of the Actomonas aquatica genome encodes:
- a CDS encoding sigma 54-interacting transcriptional regulator yields the protein MEECDRCASAKKPPTPALFGGCRLMREFTVLHDISTALSQGFELREAILPMFRKVTEASGLRRGILTVLSRESGDLVVEELEDDSVPAKSLHLGQLESGYFGAVAASGEPAVIPQLSATVTSDWLPAERDLLRAAIDAGESLIMVPIRHAQEILGTLSFTRPPAGQAHLEADERFLMVVAGQVGLAVRFRQIAKERFDALKEENVRLMEQIQKSFIPEGLIGRSSAMRMVYFHVDQVASSKTTVLIRGETGAGKERVATTIWEASSRKRRPYVRVNCAALPESIIESELFGHEKGAFTGALSLRKGRFELAQGGTIFLDEIGEISAATQAKLLRVLQEGTYERVGGTETLHVDVRVIAATNRNLEKMIEDGSFRLDLYYRINVFPIYVPPLRERRSDILELADFFLEKYARQNGKAVLRISTPAIDMLMAYHWPGNVRELENIIERAVLLSTDGVIHSYHLPPTLQTGEASNTASASTLAEAVDALERELIVEALKNHRGIVAQAARHLGLTERVLGLRLKKYAIDSRRFRTAEA
- the uxaC gene encoding glucuronate isomerase, with the translated sequence MRPFIHDDFLLHSEAASHLYHDYAANCPLFDYHNHLPPQAIADNHTFADLAEIWLGGDHYKWRAMRSNGVAERFCTGDAEPYEKFEAWAATVPHTLRNPLYHWTHLELKRYFGLETLLDADNARYVWDIAHAQLPEQPVQQILRDQKVAVACTTDDPADSLAIHEQIAASGHTTRVYPTFRPDKAYALGNPAAFNAYCEKLGAAAGVEITSFDDLLTALEKRHADFHAVGGRISDHGLETALASPCSLAEARAIFQKVRDGSVPTADEQLGFGSLLMLEFGRWDAKRGWTKQLHLGAMRNNNPRMLRNLGPDTGFDSIGDYSQASNLSRYLASLDDTNELPKVVIYNLNPADNYMVGTMIGNFQDGSIPGKIQFGSGWWFLDQKEAMEWQLNALSNLGLLSRFVGMLTDSRSFMSFPRHEYFRRTLCNLLGNEITNGELPTDFELIGAMVKNICFGNAVNYFGLDVDPEYTAHG
- a CDS encoding tagaturonate epimerase family protein, which translates into the protein MSPINTFLLENNLRIATNPCVSPDFCLDWSNLSAKLSAGEALHIWPQSGFDTAAGSWKLREDTCTGDCAWVLTPSAGTPDVANVLADGVVLPSGSVAFPASWANLLTLKNLILEHDPDATVFPTAGAKLGSSTLGVGARFTALHWPAVDWSMAHLGIGLTANQNSIPRELVYDVDEMLADRLDTVPFPFIGASVPEGHQGQSVEGMSHGSVLAKLKHGFHQRRIAWSFNADHQPIGGKFDAREEALVRGSLLASYITFDLSPELAKKEPADVATIDADLQARVKARMAEVGLSVDDAAFNELLATVWTPMQKMKRRDDLYAAARAAAFTTTEGRTYLRELSIDELPGLTTPETTGIMLALCEAMDMPVNFVAPAFGFQKNIPYPDQDRLRELITAQWQVCQKFGVSIGFHSGSGKSAENYRLMGELTGSHLEIKTSGRYTYEMGRALHASTNAADQALWKDWYAFTVDLAIAGAFSDDATERDAARSFILASFDESTPAADALFASPEACRTAVAALSPSPERVLFFEYNFLYVLAAEGKATKDALGDHSPAGYRQRARFYAISDEARLAYARRVAAYLIFLAETTGLASAETCANVNARLETLPTYAALLADIAPTA